A region from the Nitrospinota bacterium genome encodes:
- a CDS encoding polysaccharide deacetylase family protein: MSDHKEAYASRTFKRDKYAWAFLILFVLVFFLTTGGWRETDRIIFRSWEEPVSNQATLTVLEFDRVVWKENEGHVHQDQLRKQLNALAEDGFEAVSIRDVFNFYYKGDKLPEKSILLIFANGYLETYSVVDPVLKQMHWPAVVSLITDPIVRRETFFLYWDRLRQMVDSGIWDIIAGGHFSPKGMTNASKLMDGFYTRKVGITKDEREAIDRENSASILQDYKVSHDLIEENISGYKTLAHSHRYLKNANLGYLSSAPLKQLFKLGFVDSFVGVNREKSDPYRLRRLRVQPGWQPETLLAVTNKAIHATAISEQRATEEDSAWFTSEGELVETSGHSNILSSKKLSVVRNQSVDPETYLHGFPGTSIFLPGGNSADNWILDVNFRLNRGEFWIRQNSIEQGEEWRLGGNENNLNLQYRVAHGKYENLASSRAGFPLEVWQHVRLIRRGQGVIVNLNGERLWNLPVHLRSALKGDIALQVWSGDGEGALKLKNAKVSFFPHDIRWLEEYPQEMDVQRLIQDAERVSGVTTVTHVIQGDRLQSVPYDKDLFQIIAHRYSWDFIPTVSLLSEKKTSKHEDASFGYLWMSEIQTLVKQNQWTHVHLDLSKQTTEMKPEGSVRFSELKAELENMDCQLLVTARGRSDIGQSIEDSTETLSSDRLSTL, translated from the coding sequence ATGAGTGATCACAAAGAGGCTTACGCGTCCCGAACTTTTAAAAGGGATAAATATGCATGGGCCTTTCTGATTTTATTTGTTCTGGTTTTTTTTCTGACAACCGGGGGATGGAGAGAAACCGATCGAATTATCTTCCGCTCATGGGAAGAGCCGGTATCGAACCAGGCCACTTTGACGGTTCTGGAATTTGACCGGGTGGTTTGGAAAGAAAACGAAGGGCATGTTCATCAGGACCAGTTGCGCAAACAGTTGAATGCTCTTGCTGAAGATGGTTTCGAAGCGGTTTCGATAAGGGATGTTTTTAACTTTTATTACAAAGGTGACAAGTTACCGGAAAAATCAATTCTTCTGATTTTTGCAAATGGTTATTTGGAAACCTATTCGGTGGTTGATCCAGTTTTGAAGCAAATGCATTGGCCTGCGGTGGTATCTCTGATCACGGACCCGATCGTTCGACGGGAAACATTTTTCCTGTACTGGGACCGATTGCGACAAATGGTGGATAGCGGTATTTGGGACATTATTGCAGGAGGACACTTCAGCCCCAAAGGGATGACGAATGCCAGTAAATTAATGGACGGGTTTTACACTCGCAAGGTTGGGATTACAAAGGATGAACGGGAGGCAATCGATCGCGAAAATTCCGCAAGTATTCTTCAGGATTATAAAGTCAGCCATGACTTGATTGAAGAAAATATTTCTGGATATAAAACTCTGGCTCATTCTCATAGGTATTTAAAAAATGCTAATTTGGGCTATTTAAGCAGTGCGCCTTTGAAACAATTATTTAAATTGGGATTTGTGGATAGTTTTGTCGGAGTCAACAGGGAAAAATCCGATCCGTATCGACTGCGACGGCTCAGAGTCCAACCCGGCTGGCAACCGGAAACCCTCCTTGCAGTGACGAATAAAGCCATTCACGCAACGGCTATATCAGAGCAGAGAGCAACTGAGGAAGATTCTGCCTGGTTTACCAGCGAGGGGGAGTTGGTGGAAACATCAGGCCACTCAAATATTTTATCTAGCAAAAAATTAAGTGTTGTCCGCAACCAGAGCGTAGATCCAGAAACCTATCTTCACGGGTTTCCCGGAACGTCGATCTTTCTTCCAGGGGGAAATAGTGCGGACAATTGGATTTTAGACGTCAATTTCCGCCTGAATCGCGGTGAGTTCTGGATTCGACAAAACTCTATTGAGCAAGGAGAGGAATGGCGATTGGGTGGCAATGAAAATAACCTCAATTTGCAATATCGAGTGGCTCACGGCAAATACGAAAATCTTGCCAGTTCCAGAGCAGGATTTCCTCTGGAAGTGTGGCAGCATGTGCGACTCATCAGACGAGGGCAAGGGGTTATTGTCAATTTGAATGGCGAGAGGTTGTGGAATTTGCCCGTTCATTTGCGGTCCGCTTTAAAGGGAGATATTGCGCTTCAGGTTTGGTCTGGGGACGGTGAAGGCGCCTTGAAATTGAAGAATGCCAAGGTCTCATTTTTCCCCCATGACATTCGCTGGTTGGAAGAGTACCCGCAAGAAATGGACGTTCAGCGCCTCATCCAAGACGCGGAGCGGGTTTCAGGAGTGACAACGGTCACGCATGTGATTCAAGGGGACCGATTGCAATCGGTTCCTTATGATAAAGACTTGTTCCAAATCATTGCTCACAGATATAGCTGGGATTTTATTCCGACTGTAAGCCTCCTGTCTGAGAAAAAAACATCGAAACATGAAGACGCGAGTTTCGGTTATTTGTGGATGTCTGAAATCCAGACTTTGGTGAAACAAAACCAATGGACTCACGTGCACCTGGATTTGAGTAAACAGACCACTGAAATGAAACCGGAGGGGTCTGTCCGTTTTTCGGAGTTAAAGGCGGAACTGGAAAACATGGATTGTCAGTTGCTGGTAACTGCCAGAGGCAGGTCGGATATCGGGCAATCAATTGAAGATTCAACTGAAACGTTGTCGAGCGATCGTCTGAGTACGTTGTGA
- a CDS encoding (Fe-S)-binding protein — protein MNSASYRALDWVSAQYLPALLGLFSLIALGFFFAGLWPKLRVLRQAGSENRFDRPVQRIWNTVRIAILQTKLLKNRNAGWMHALIFWGFGVLLLRAGHFFVIGFFQDLPIPLPGFELVHYLYSLIKDVFVALVTLAVLYALYRRVVVKPPRLNLSGEGILILILILAIMVSDVVFEGAYFTTNPSAGTLWEPLGLVFSYSLASMEPAVVTFLHNLAYWTHILSILFFLTLLPRSKHFHIITSIPNVYFSNVTGRGNQLSRINFEDESKESFGVTRIGDFSWKALLDLHTCTECGRCDMFCPALKSGKPLSPKELTIDLRNHLNSLQGEIQAQSSGVPALLGGVIQDETLWSCTTCGACEEECPVMIEYVNKVIDLRRGLVLTEDRYPQELTRAFKSLETNSNPWGFGRDARADWAADLGLKLWDKENPTEYLYFVGCNGSFDNRGKKIASAVVASLQAAGVDFSILGKEEGCTGDPARRAGNEYLFDMLATQNAGTFAENGVRKIITHCPHCFNSLKNEYPEFGVHLEVIHHSELLNQLIKDGKIAPGEKTDEKVVVHDSCYMGRHNQVYEAPREVLAAKVQGESILEVETSRERGSCCGAGGGRFLLEEKVGSKMSHNRIDELMQAQPDTIAVSCPYCVLMLEDALKAKGLQGKVKVKDISEMLAT, from the coding sequence ATGAATTCTGCTTCTTATCGGGCTTTGGACTGGGTGTCAGCTCAATATTTACCGGCGCTGTTGGGCCTTTTCAGCCTCATCGCCCTGGGATTTTTTTTCGCCGGCCTTTGGCCCAAGCTCCGGGTTTTACGGCAAGCGGGTTCCGAAAACCGGTTTGATCGCCCGGTCCAACGCATCTGGAACACGGTTCGCATCGCCATTCTGCAAACCAAGCTGCTTAAAAACCGGAATGCGGGGTGGATGCATGCGCTGATTTTCTGGGGATTTGGGGTGCTTCTTTTGCGTGCCGGACATTTTTTCGTGATCGGATTTTTCCAAGATCTGCCGATTCCCCTGCCCGGTTTTGAACTTGTCCATTATTTATACAGTTTGATCAAAGATGTTTTTGTGGCGCTGGTGACGCTGGCTGTCCTCTATGCCCTTTACCGCAGGGTAGTCGTCAAGCCGCCACGTCTCAATCTTTCAGGCGAGGGGATTCTTATCCTCATTCTGATTTTGGCGATCATGGTCAGCGATGTGGTTTTCGAGGGCGCATATTTTACAACCAACCCGTCTGCTGGAACTTTATGGGAGCCTTTGGGGCTGGTGTTTTCCTATTCTTTGGCTTCTATGGAGCCTGCGGTAGTCACCTTCCTGCACAATCTGGCCTATTGGACGCACATATTGAGCATCCTGTTCTTTTTAACGCTGTTGCCCAGAAGCAAGCATTTCCACATCATCACCTCCATTCCCAATGTTTATTTTTCCAATGTCACAGGACGTGGCAACCAACTCTCCCGTATCAACTTTGAAGATGAAAGCAAAGAATCTTTTGGCGTGACACGAATCGGAGACTTTTCCTGGAAAGCTTTGCTGGATCTTCACACCTGTACGGAATGCGGCCGGTGCGACATGTTCTGCCCGGCGCTCAAAAGCGGAAAACCCCTATCGCCAAAGGAACTCACGATTGACCTGAGAAATCACTTAAACTCTTTGCAGGGTGAAATTCAGGCTCAATCGTCTGGTGTTCCCGCCCTGCTCGGCGGGGTCATTCAGGATGAAACCCTGTGGTCCTGCACTACCTGCGGGGCCTGCGAGGAGGAGTGCCCGGTCATGATCGAATATGTGAACAAGGTGATTGATTTGCGGCGGGGTCTGGTTTTGACCGAGGACCGCTACCCGCAGGAGTTGACGCGGGCCTTCAAATCTCTGGAAACCAACAGCAACCCCTGGGGGTTCGGACGCGATGCGAGAGCCGATTGGGCGGCGGATTTGGGGCTCAAGCTGTGGGACAAGGAGAATCCCACCGAGTACCTATATTTTGTCGGGTGCAACGGCAGTTTCGACAACCGGGGGAAGAAAATCGCATCCGCAGTGGTGGCTTCCCTGCAAGCGGCGGGGGTGGATTTCTCCATTCTTGGAAAAGAGGAAGGATGCACTGGCGACCCGGCCCGTCGAGCCGGAAATGAGTATCTGTTCGACATGCTGGCCACGCAGAATGCCGGGACGTTTGCGGAAAACGGGGTGCGGAAAATCATCACCCATTGCCCGCACTGCTTCAATTCGCTGAAAAATGAATACCCGGAATTTGGCGTGCACCTTGAGGTGATTCATCATTCGGAATTATTGAACCAGCTCATTAAAGATGGAAAAATCGCTCCCGGTGAAAAAACCGATGAAAAGGTGGTGGTCCACGATTCCTGCTATATGGGTCGGCACAACCAGGTGTATGAAGCGCCACGGGAAGTGCTGGCGGCAAAAGTGCAAGGGGAGAGCATTCTGGAGGTGGAAACCAGCCGCGAACGGGGAAGCTGCTGCGGGGCAGGGGGAGGGCGGTTTCTCCTGGAAGAAAAGGTGGGTAGCAAGATGAGCCACAACCGGATCGACGAATTGATGCAGGCCCAGCCGGACACCATCGCCGTCTCCTGCCCGTATTGCGTCCTCATGCTGGAGGATGCCCTCAAAGCCAAGGGATTGCAGGGTAAAGTGAAGGTCAAGGACATCTCTGAGATGCTTGCTACATAA
- a CDS encoding glycosyltransferase, with product MFQKKENTRSSPSFKGEERSFRRKSVKAGLLFSDLKPFCKEKKLRADLIDIGYGGARISTPTPLKKGTWIHPLTYDDSAKDNRSGSLLKSAWNDKAKVVWEKVHASNKESTKTNYTYGLEFANDRKEIIKYRFFKFLPKLVTLFLVLGTLNVLYLKWFNVFYFWYQPVLNVYSIIISVYILSRFIFSAFYRPPEDKNHFPTITVVIACKNEEESIRRTIDCVYRSDYPSDRLEVIAVNDGSTDDTLKEMSQSAREHPSLKVVNFKANQGKRQGMAIGARMAKGEILVYIDSDSFVRPDGLYKIVQGFYDSAVGAVCGHANVTNARVNALTKMQEVRYFVAFHVIKAAESLFSTVSCCSGCFAAYRRKYVMDILDPWLNQKFLGIPATFGDDRSLTNFMLRKYRVIYHAEAVCTTLVPEKYGVFFRQQLRWKKSWIRESFLACLFMWKRHPVAAFFFYCGVMFPIIAPFIVLNAIVLPLLGFWPFSYLYIYGAMLMAGLYSLVYLAFYRNSLWVYGISFSVFYMLVLVWQTYYALFTVRQNHWGTR from the coding sequence ATGTTTCAAAAAAAAGAAAATACCAGGTCTTCCCCAAGTTTTAAAGGGGAAGAGAGAAGCTTTCGCCGCAAGTCGGTGAAGGCCGGTTTATTGTTTTCTGATTTGAAACCCTTCTGCAAAGAGAAAAAACTTCGGGCCGATCTGATTGATATCGGTTACGGAGGCGCCCGAATATCTACGCCCACGCCACTGAAAAAAGGAACGTGGATCCACCCCCTCACCTATGACGATTCCGCCAAAGACAATCGTTCGGGCTCTCTTCTTAAATCAGCCTGGAATGACAAGGCTAAAGTGGTTTGGGAGAAGGTCCATGCATCGAATAAGGAATCCACAAAGACAAATTATACCTACGGATTGGAATTTGCCAACGATAGGAAGGAAATTATAAAATACAGGTTTTTCAAGTTCCTTCCCAAACTGGTAACCCTTTTTCTTGTTTTAGGCACCCTCAATGTTTTGTATTTGAAATGGTTCAATGTTTTTTATTTTTGGTATCAACCGGTTTTAAATGTTTACAGCATAATCATCTCCGTTTATATCCTTTCCCGATTTATATTTTCCGCATTCTACCGACCTCCTGAAGACAAAAACCACTTTCCGACGATCACTGTGGTGATTGCCTGTAAAAATGAAGAAGAATCCATTCGCCGCACCATTGACTGTGTGTATCGGTCGGATTACCCCAGTGACCGTCTTGAGGTGATCGCGGTGAATGATGGGTCTACCGACGATACCCTAAAGGAAATGAGTCAGTCGGCTCGGGAGCATCCTTCATTAAAAGTCGTCAACTTTAAAGCAAACCAGGGCAAGCGGCAGGGCATGGCCATCGGCGCCCGCATGGCGAAAGGCGAGATTCTGGTATACATCGATTCGGACAGTTTTGTCCGGCCGGATGGCCTGTATAAAATCGTGCAGGGATTTTATGACTCGGCAGTCGGAGCGGTTTGCGGGCACGCCAATGTGACCAACGCCAGAGTCAATGCGCTGACCAAGATGCAGGAAGTCCGTTACTTTGTCGCCTTCCACGTGATCAAGGCGGCGGAATCGCTTTTTTCAACCGTGTCCTGTTGTTCGGGATGCTTCGCGGCCTACCGGCGCAAATACGTGATGGACATCCTCGATCCGTGGTTGAATCAGAAATTCCTCGGCATTCCAGCCACTTTTGGAGATGACCGCAGTCTGACCAATTTTATGCTCAGGAAATACCGGGTGATTTATCATGCCGAGGCGGTGTGCACCACTCTCGTTCCGGAAAAATATGGAGTATTTTTTCGTCAACAACTACGCTGGAAAAAATCCTGGATTCGGGAAAGTTTTCTGGCCTGCCTTTTCATGTGGAAGAGGCATCCGGTAGCGGCTTTTTTCTTTTACTGCGGTGTGATGTTCCCGATCATCGCCCCTTTCATTGTGTTGAATGCCATTGTTCTCCCTCTTCTGGGATTTTGGCCGTTCTCCTATCTTTATATCTATGGGGCTATGTTAATGGCAGGTCTTTACAGTCTCGTTTACCTGGCTTTTTACCGCAACAGTTTGTGGGTTTACGGGATATCGTTTTCTGTTTTCTACATGCTGGTTCTGGTCTGGCAAACCTATTATGCCCTTTTTACCGTTCGGCAAAACCATTGGGGGACGCGGTGA
- the larC gene encoding nickel pincer cofactor biosynthesis protein LarC, which translates to MASTGKPKRAAYFDCYSGISGDMILGALVDLGVDLKMIREGLKSLGLSKGYEIKSRIVQRGLISGTKVDVVLKPIKRPHGRHFSTIKELIQKSELPAKVKSDAIEIFRRIAKSEAKVHHTSMEKVHFHEVGAEDSIVDIVGGVLGMELLNVERVFSSPLNVGEGVVECAHGTLPVPAPATLNLLEGIPCFSTGIQKELTTPTGAAMIGFFAEKFQPLPKMTILKTGYGAGDHVIENSPNMLRIILGEIEEAGETESMMMVETNIDDMNPEFYDHVMDMLFKAGAVDVTFTPVSMKKNRPATKLSVLVAPEKREQISKIILSETSTFGVRYFEVNRTTLDREIEMVQTPYGPVKVKVGSLDGVLLKISPEYEDCKKIARKEKLPIKKVYEEVLRLAHSRL; encoded by the coding sequence ATGGCATCTACCGGAAAACCTAAGCGGGCCGCCTATTTCGATTGCTACTCCGGTATCAGCGGCGACATGATCCTGGGCGCTCTGGTGGATCTGGGCGTGGATTTGAAAATGATCCGCGAGGGCTTGAAGTCACTCGGTTTGTCTAAAGGATACGAAATCAAGTCCCGGATCGTCCAGCGGGGCCTCATCAGCGGCACCAAGGTTGATGTGGTGTTAAAACCCATCAAACGCCCGCACGGAAGACATTTTTCAACCATCAAAGAGCTCATTCAGAAATCGGAATTGCCCGCAAAGGTCAAATCCGACGCTATCGAAATATTCAGGCGCATCGCCAAGTCCGAAGCCAAGGTTCATCATACGAGCATGGAAAAGGTCCACTTTCATGAAGTGGGGGCGGAGGATTCCATCGTCGATATCGTCGGTGGCGTATTGGGCATGGAACTTTTGAACGTAGAGCGGGTATTTTCCTCGCCGTTGAATGTGGGTGAAGGCGTTGTCGAATGTGCACACGGAACCCTGCCGGTTCCGGCGCCTGCGACCCTCAACCTGCTGGAAGGCATCCCCTGTTTTTCTACCGGAATCCAAAAAGAACTGACCACGCCTACAGGCGCGGCAATGATCGGGTTCTTCGCGGAAAAATTTCAACCGCTCCCAAAAATGACAATCTTGAAAACCGGCTACGGCGCCGGGGATCACGTCATCGAAAACTCGCCCAATATGCTGAGGATCATTCTGGGTGAGATAGAGGAAGCAGGTGAGACCGAGTCCATGATGATGGTGGAAACCAATATCGACGACATGAACCCGGAATTTTATGACCACGTCATGGACATGCTGTTCAAAGCCGGAGCGGTGGATGTTACCTTCACCCCTGTCAGCATGAAAAAGAATCGCCCGGCTACGAAACTCTCGGTCCTGGTTGCGCCGGAGAAAAGAGAACAAATATCTAAAATCATCCTGTCGGAAACGTCTACCTTTGGCGTGCGTTATTTTGAAGTGAACCGCACAACCCTGGACCGGGAAATTGAAATGGTGCAGACTCCTTATGGCCCGGTCAAGGTGAAAGTAGGTTCATTGGATGGTGTCCTCCTGAAAATTTCTCCTGAGTACGAAGATTGTAAAAAAATTGCCCGCAAGGAAAAACTCCCCATCAAAAAAGTTTATGAAGAGGTTCTAAGGTTGGCGCACAGTCGATTGTAA
- a CDS encoding (2Fe-2S)-binding protein, producing MEPTAVENDEIICKCYQVSESTIRYCIESGNLTTIEQVTKACEAGGGCHSCHILIDLFIDEHQGKTTPMETLVATHAKKVKKRGILGRFFNKIKSGAPAPK from the coding sequence ATGGAACCCACTGCCGTCGAAAATGATGAAATCATTTGCAAGTGTTATCAGGTCAGTGAATCGACGATTCGTTACTGCATTGAATCAGGAAATCTTACCACCATTGAGCAGGTGACTAAGGCCTGTGAAGCGGGCGGGGGATGTCATTCCTGTCATATTCTGATCGATCTGTTTATTGATGAGCATCAGGGGAAAACCACTCCAATGGAAACCCTGGTCGCCACCCATGCTAAAAAAGTAAAGAAGCGCGGAATTCTGGGTCGTTTCTTTAACAAGATAAAATCGGGCGCACCCGCACCCAAATAA
- a CDS encoding HmuY family protein — MFDNKNLTNLSEKDLAAIEKKKKLWRNLFLLNACISVILVGIFWLPSKLMQMDDFLNSPSVNLPEEGKVAKSTAPAPQMTIANQIASQIITVNASSEKDWAYFDFSRGSVVEIHDPSSLEWDLAFRRGKVISNGGATNKFGKAGLFDLKEGDFDIVANAPLENYTQDINTKTETENPILMKWYSYNYLTHKLTAKKNVYAVRTADSKFAKVQFMSFYCENKETGCIKMRYSYQDNGSNSFLNNSVGLASSSATQNPAPQGM; from the coding sequence ATGTTCGATAATAAAAATTTAACCAACCTATCCGAAAAAGACCTTGCCGCCATTGAAAAGAAGAAAAAACTGTGGAGAAACCTTTTTCTTTTGAATGCATGCATCAGCGTAATACTGGTCGGCATATTCTGGCTTCCTTCAAAATTAATGCAGATGGACGATTTCCTAAACTCTCCTAGCGTCAATCTGCCGGAAGAAGGGAAAGTGGCAAAATCCACCGCCCCGGCTCCGCAGATGACAATAGCAAACCAGATTGCCTCGCAAATAATCACGGTAAACGCCTCTTCAGAGAAAGACTGGGCCTATTTCGACTTTTCCAGAGGGTCCGTTGTCGAAATTCATGATCCGTCTTCCCTGGAATGGGACCTGGCGTTTAGAAGGGGGAAAGTGATTTCTAACGGTGGAGCCACCAATAAATTCGGCAAGGCAGGGTTGTTCGACTTAAAAGAAGGTGACTTTGACATCGTGGCTAACGCTCCTCTTGAAAACTATACCCAGGATATAAACACGAAAACCGAGACGGAAAACCCGATACTCATGAAATGGTATTCTTATAATTATTTGACCCACAAGCTAACCGCCAAAAAGAATGTTTATGCGGTACGCACTGCAGACAGCAAATTTGCAAAAGTCCAGTTTATGAGCTTCTACTGCGAAAACAAGGAAACCGGTTGCATAAAAATGCGTTACTCCTACCAGGACAATGGTTCCAATAGTTTTCTGAATAACAGCGTCGGGCTTGCATCCTCTT